One Fuerstiella marisgermanici DNA window includes the following coding sequences:
- a CDS encoding ATP-binding cassette domain-containing protein → MAQLSINNVTFAFSQPALLKDATLHIEPGERVGLVGRNGAGKSTLLKIINRELQPDDGSLDISADIVVAKLAQEVPEVDGQTAFDVAAGGFAELAEAVSIYRSLNEAMQAGRELTAAEQTSYDNASHALADAELWDAGDRLEGLLAEMQLPCDVQFNDLSAGMKRRVLLAQAMIRRPDILLLDEPTNHLDIESIVWLQSYLKRFTGTLVFITHDRVFLQDIANRIVEIDRGRLFDWTCDYATFLKRRDDMLAAEEVAQAHFDRKLAEEEKWIRQGIKARRTRNEGRVRALKKMRQERSERRSKTGTAKLHLQEADRSGRLVAAVKNVTHGFDGPPLITDFTATVYRGDRIGLIGPNGIGKSTLLKILLGELTPNSGTVRLGTNLSVAYFDQLRGQLDPSKSARENVSEGTDELLIHGKKRHVMGYLQDFLFAPDRAHTRVEYLSGGERNRLLLAKLLAKPANVLVLDEPTNDLDAETLELLEETLPQFEGTILLVSHDRAFLNNVVTSTIAFEGDGVVREYDGGYDDWFRQKEEGAAAASNLFTAPTKTAPSPAPAAKAKKLSYKDQRELDELPNRIDELETLQAELQNQMAQPDFFKQDGAEIAQAQADLQKMADELAHCYQRWEELA, encoded by the coding sequence ATGGCACAACTTAGCATCAACAACGTTACTTTCGCGTTCTCTCAGCCCGCATTGCTGAAGGACGCGACGCTGCACATCGAACCCGGCGAACGGGTGGGCCTGGTGGGCCGCAACGGAGCGGGCAAGTCGACTCTACTGAAGATCATTAACCGCGAATTGCAGCCGGACGACGGCAGTCTGGACATTTCCGCCGACATCGTCGTGGCCAAGCTGGCTCAGGAAGTCCCCGAAGTCGACGGCCAGACCGCCTTCGACGTCGCCGCCGGCGGATTTGCTGAACTGGCCGAAGCCGTCAGCATCTATCGCAGCCTGAATGAAGCCATGCAGGCTGGCCGGGAACTCACCGCCGCCGAACAGACGTCCTACGACAACGCCAGCCACGCTCTGGCAGACGCGGAATTGTGGGACGCGGGCGATCGTCTGGAAGGACTTCTGGCAGAAATGCAACTGCCCTGCGACGTGCAGTTCAACGACCTTTCGGCCGGAATGAAACGACGCGTCCTTCTGGCTCAGGCCATGATCCGTCGCCCGGACATTCTGTTGCTGGACGAACCGACCAACCATCTGGACATCGAATCCATCGTCTGGCTGCAGTCGTACCTGAAACGCTTCACAGGGACGCTGGTCTTTATTACTCACGATCGAGTCTTCCTGCAGGACATCGCCAACCGCATTGTCGAAATTGACCGCGGCCGGCTGTTCGACTGGACCTGTGACTACGCCACATTCCTCAAACGCCGCGACGACATGCTCGCCGCCGAAGAGGTCGCTCAGGCACACTTCGATCGTAAGCTGGCAGAAGAAGAAAAATGGATTCGTCAGGGCATCAAAGCGCGAAGAACTCGTAACGAAGGCCGTGTCCGAGCCCTCAAAAAGATGCGTCAGGAACGCAGCGAACGACGCAGCAAGACGGGCACCGCCAAGCTACATCTGCAGGAAGCCGACCGATCGGGACGACTGGTCGCCGCCGTCAAAAACGTCACTCATGGCTTCGACGGCCCGCCGCTGATCACAGACTTCACAGCTACCGTTTACCGAGGCGATCGGATCGGCTTGATCGGTCCCAACGGAATCGGCAAGTCAACGCTGCTGAAGATCCTTCTGGGTGAACTCACGCCAAACTCCGGCACCGTACGACTCGGCACCAATCTTTCTGTCGCTTACTTCGACCAGTTGCGGGGCCAGTTAGATCCGTCCAAGTCCGCTCGCGAAAACGTCAGCGAAGGCACCGACGAACTTTTGATTCATGGCAAGAAGCGACATGTGATGGGCTATCTGCAGGACTTCCTGTTCGCGCCGGATCGAGCTCACACGCGAGTCGAATACTTAAGTGGCGGTGAACGAAACCGTTTGCTGCTGGCCAAGCTGCTGGCCAAACCCGCCAATGTCCTCGTCCTGGACGAACCCACCAACGACCTCGACGCAGAAACACTGGAACTACTGGAAGAAACACTGCCTCAGTTTGAAGGCACGATCCTATTGGTCAGCCACGACCGAGCGTTCCTGAATAACGTCGTCACCAGCACGATCGCCTTCGAAGGTGACGGAGTCGTCCGCGAATACGACGGCGGCTACGACGATTGGTTCCGTCAAAAAGAAGAAGGAGCTGCGGCGGCATCAAATCTGTTCACTGCACCCACAAAGACAGCACCATCGCCCGCTCCCGCTGCCAAAGCTAAAAAACTTAGCTACAAAGATCAGCGCGAGTTGGACGAGCTACCGAATCGCATTGACGAGTTAGAAACCTTGCAGGCCGAGTTACAGAATCAAATGGCGCAACCAGACTTCTTCAAACAGGACGGCGCCGAGATCGCTCAAGCCCAGGCCGACCTGCAAAAAATGGCCGACGAACTCGCCCACTGCTACCAACGCTGGGAAGAACTCGCCTAA
- a CDS encoding patatin-like phospholipase family protein, with protein MADANTNGDSVKEGTADDELQVRFDKVLRKEREAIRRRRESFLPPEDGLPQNLTGLVFSGGGIRSATFNLGILQALAAFDSQHEAPDKDADDASNAVDRPATTAPDSNDDKQPGHRETGILQAFDYLSTVSGGGYIGSWLSSWIYHESVCTEQKSDKNKPGSTKPPCLSALVSVQRKLARSVTRNRRADSGNQIEPQQVAHLRQFSNYLSPQVGLFSCDTWTLLSIYLRNFLLNLLPLVLLAFSGLIGVLLMVKIFGASFSEKVDFWATPSLFPGMTLARVYAVLLTMLGWLTFARCLAAVKRAPRSWSTFSPAFWKLLWVIRNPVRAAKGEEPSDEPKLGDTAYTIRSMTATVVCCSLTAVCAVPFLAMHDRLERFGRWICSVSGLQTWADGGTDGILKSVGEFATREPALIALMSYAAMLHAGPALFTFFHKGPDPKKSWSLGQRIWSTGASVAFGTISGAVGGLVLWLCVVSPDWNAAEEPDLYVVLGPPIVLMTFFLGVVCEVGFSSRSSSVHEREWWARFGSWMLIIGCTWLFVTSVAAYSGAVIDWLTPKLHAAVATGAISLSAVGAWLGQRSNTRNSGTGPVSNLVVRLAPGLFVVGLVMCLSWVVRTNVLQVASEKEVPLQYTEPVPKYAPRSTKTTLSIAKDGSASSVRSAETTEATSRYPRVYRLGVERIRHAIQHAYSSTLWLCLIVPAAVALVLSTRFDINQHSLNRGYANRLIRCYLGATNPNRRPQATTGFDPEDDFPVASLSPLPPGVRIEPEEPDLLERLYRGLVIGLPLAYNVATENITQKPTEQDSADDKPPRFYDGPLHLINTALNVFSSHDLSRQERRAESFVISPLYTGYVLAGETQQTPSAPQKSDTLPEQTAETFEEPPLEYFVPTAGYADDIKLGSAFAISGAAASPNMGYHTMPSLAALMTLFNVRTGWWLPNTNQTDRVALHSSGPWYGLRYVARELFSRTTRRSKYIYTSDGGHFENLGAYELIRRRCRFIIVTDATADPLYQGYDFAGLVRKCRIDFGVEIEISTHGIEPDGIATMRAGKQRVTLDDRISGCNYALGIIRYPPSEVTDEEAAEPSLNSDGLLIYIKSSMAEADAKDQPDLREYALLNPSFPHEPTLDQFFSESQFESYRLLGDRVMTRVLKDLFQPPDDDDADDAPRANQPEAESARDADVATGERQIDTGQPQTKGEPLALAL; from the coding sequence ATGGCGGACGCGAACACAAACGGGGACTCAGTCAAGGAGGGAACGGCGGATGACGAACTGCAGGTTCGTTTCGATAAGGTGCTTCGGAAAGAACGCGAAGCGATTCGGCGGCGGCGTGAATCGTTTCTGCCGCCGGAAGACGGGCTGCCACAAAACCTGACGGGACTCGTGTTTTCCGGCGGTGGCATTCGTAGCGCAACGTTCAATCTGGGAATTCTGCAAGCGCTGGCCGCATTCGATTCGCAACATGAGGCACCAGACAAGGATGCGGACGATGCATCAAACGCCGTTGATCGTCCGGCGACGACCGCGCCTGATTCCAACGACGATAAACAGCCCGGTCACCGCGAGACCGGTATTCTGCAGGCGTTCGACTACCTGTCGACTGTTTCCGGCGGTGGCTACATTGGAAGCTGGTTGTCGTCGTGGATCTACCACGAATCCGTCTGTACGGAACAGAAGTCCGACAAGAACAAGCCGGGTTCAACTAAGCCGCCATGTCTGTCGGCGTTGGTGAGTGTTCAACGCAAGCTCGCTCGTTCTGTGACTCGCAACCGTCGAGCGGATTCGGGCAATCAGATTGAACCGCAACAGGTGGCTCACCTGCGACAGTTCAGCAACTACCTGTCGCCTCAAGTGGGTCTGTTTTCATGCGATACATGGACACTGCTGTCGATCTATCTCCGCAATTTTCTGCTGAACCTGTTGCCGCTGGTGTTGCTCGCGTTTTCAGGACTCATCGGCGTACTGCTGATGGTCAAGATATTCGGCGCTTCCTTTAGCGAAAAAGTCGACTTTTGGGCGACGCCCTCACTTTTTCCGGGCATGACGCTGGCCCGTGTGTACGCGGTGCTTCTGACAATGCTGGGCTGGCTGACTTTCGCGCGCTGCCTTGCTGCCGTGAAACGAGCTCCCCGATCGTGGAGTACATTTTCGCCTGCGTTCTGGAAACTACTCTGGGTAATTCGTAACCCTGTTCGGGCAGCGAAAGGTGAAGAGCCGTCGGACGAACCGAAATTGGGCGACACGGCTTACACAATTCGAAGCATGACAGCGACAGTTGTCTGTTGTTCACTAACAGCCGTCTGCGCCGTTCCGTTCCTGGCGATGCACGATCGGCTGGAAAGGTTTGGAAGATGGATCTGCAGCGTATCTGGCCTGCAGACCTGGGCGGACGGGGGTACTGATGGGATTCTGAAATCTGTGGGAGAATTCGCCACCAGGGAACCGGCACTGATCGCATTGATGTCGTACGCGGCAATGCTGCATGCGGGGCCGGCTCTGTTTACCTTTTTTCACAAGGGACCAGACCCGAAGAAATCGTGGAGCCTCGGCCAGCGAATATGGAGTACCGGGGCGTCAGTCGCGTTCGGCACGATTTCCGGAGCTGTGGGTGGGCTTGTACTGTGGTTGTGCGTTGTCAGCCCCGACTGGAACGCGGCGGAAGAACCGGATCTCTACGTTGTCCTTGGCCCTCCGATCGTTTTGATGACGTTCTTTCTGGGCGTTGTTTGTGAGGTTGGATTTTCTTCGCGCAGTTCGTCCGTGCACGAACGTGAATGGTGGGCTCGCTTTGGCAGTTGGATGCTGATCATTGGATGCACCTGGCTGTTCGTTACGAGCGTCGCCGCGTATTCCGGCGCCGTGATCGACTGGCTGACTCCCAAGCTGCACGCAGCGGTGGCAACAGGAGCCATCAGTCTTTCGGCGGTGGGAGCGTGGCTGGGACAGCGATCCAACACCAGGAACAGTGGCACAGGACCGGTTAGCAATTTGGTTGTCCGGCTTGCTCCGGGGCTGTTTGTGGTCGGGCTGGTGATGTGCCTGTCATGGGTCGTCCGAACGAATGTATTGCAGGTCGCCAGTGAAAAGGAAGTACCGCTGCAGTACACGGAGCCGGTTCCCAAGTATGCACCGCGCAGCACAAAGACGACTCTCAGCATAGCGAAAGACGGTTCTGCGTCGTCTGTCCGAAGCGCTGAAACAACGGAAGCAACCAGTCGTTATCCGCGCGTCTATCGGTTGGGCGTAGAACGGATTCGTCACGCGATTCAACACGCTTACTCCAGCACGTTGTGGCTGTGCTTGATCGTGCCGGCGGCCGTGGCGTTGGTGCTCTCCACGCGATTCGACATTAATCAACATTCCCTCAATCGCGGCTACGCGAATCGACTGATCCGCTGCTATCTGGGGGCGACCAACCCCAACCGACGCCCTCAGGCAACCACGGGCTTCGATCCGGAAGACGACTTTCCGGTGGCGTCACTGTCCCCACTTCCGCCGGGAGTCCGAATTGAACCTGAAGAACCTGACCTGCTGGAACGTCTTTACCGAGGGCTCGTGATCGGCCTGCCGCTTGCCTACAACGTCGCGACAGAAAACATCACACAGAAGCCAACGGAACAGGACTCAGCAGACGACAAGCCGCCTCGTTTCTACGACGGGCCTTTGCATCTGATTAACACCGCACTGAATGTGTTTTCCAGCCACGACTTAAGTCGTCAGGAACGGCGTGCAGAATCGTTTGTGATTTCTCCATTGTACACCGGCTACGTACTGGCTGGGGAAACACAACAAACGCCGTCGGCTCCACAAAAGAGCGACACTCTTCCCGAGCAGACGGCCGAAACATTTGAAGAACCGCCGTTGGAATATTTCGTTCCGACGGCGGGTTACGCAGACGATATCAAACTTGGTTCGGCGTTCGCCATTTCAGGAGCGGCCGCCAGTCCAAACATGGGATATCACACCATGCCATCGCTGGCGGCGCTGATGACCTTGTTCAACGTTCGAACAGGTTGGTGGCTGCCGAACACCAATCAAACAGACCGAGTTGCTTTGCACAGTTCCGGTCCGTGGTACGGATTACGATACGTGGCACGCGAACTCTTCAGCCGTACCACGCGACGTTCCAAATACATCTACACCAGCGATGGCGGACACTTCGAAAACCTTGGCGCGTACGAACTGATTCGGCGGCGCTGTCGGTTTATCATCGTGACAGACGCGACCGCCGACCCATTGTATCAGGGCTACGACTTTGCAGGTCTGGTTCGCAAGTGCCGGATTGACTTCGGTGTTGAAATTGAAATTTCGACGCACGGCATCGAACCGGACGGCATCGCTACGATGCGGGCCGGGAAGCAGCGAGTCACACTTGATGATCGCATCTCCGGCTGCAACTATGCTCTGGGCATCATTCGCTATCCGCCATCGGAAGTGACAGACGAAGAGGCGGCGGAACCATCGTTGAATTCGGACGGGCTATTGATTTACATCAAATCATCGATGGCCGAAGCTGACGCAAAAGACCAACCCGATTTGCGCGAGTACGCTCTTCTGAATCCTTCGTTTCCGCATGAACCGACGCTGGATCAGTTTTTCAGCGAATCTCAGTTCGAAAGTTATCGCCTGCTGGGCGATCGAGTGATGACTCGCGTACTAAAGGACTTGTTCCAGCCGCCAGACGACGACGATGCGGATGACGCCCCACGAGCTAATCAACCGGAGGCCGAATCTGCACGCGACGCGGATGTGGCGACGGGCGAGCGTCAAATCGACACTGGACAGCCCCAGACCAAAGGCGAACCACTGGCGCTCGCGCTCTAG